In Astyanax mexicanus isolate ESR-SI-001 chromosome 25, AstMex3_surface, whole genome shotgun sequence, a genomic segment contains:
- the ddx21 gene encoding nucleolar RNA helicase 2 produces MPSAASPRGQEPLHPADAEEQGPEPVTEPKKKKDKTKKKALAAVVENADDCDPPAPKKIKKQKMDTSNESPDLNGNVKKDKLKVKNSHSSDELIKPDSDQPSEKKKKKKKQETEEDTAVSESPAISEEAEKPAKSQTKLNGHSTDQTPAQSSEDSASDSEKETETPEQREGAFSNFKISQKTIQLLQARGVTYLFDIQVKTFNPVYDGKDVIGQARTGTGKTFSFAIPLVEKLQSEPADKRRGRPPKVLVLAPTRELAIQVAKDFKDVTRNLSVFCFYGGSSYNPQVDAIRSGIDILVGTPGRIKDNLQNNKLDLSQLKHVVLDEVDQMLDMGFAEQVEEILSASYKKDAESNPQTLLFSATCPPWVYDVAKKYMRSQFVHVDLIGKKTQKAATTVEHLAIACHWSQRAAVLGDVVQVYSGSHGRSIVFCETKKEAHELSMNPSIKQNAQSLHGDIPQKQRETTLKGFRNGTFEVLVATNVAARGLDIPEVDLVVQCSPPKDVESYIHRSGRTGRAGRTGVCICFYQRKEEDQLRYVEKKAGITFKRVGVPTANDIVKSSSKDAVRYLDSVPAAAIEYFRAAAERLIEERGPVEALAAALAHISGATTLEQRSLLNSDAGFTTMIMNCSVEMNNIGTAWRALKEQLGEEIDDQIRRMIFLKDQMGVCFDVPADKVKEIQDKWEDGRRWQLTVATELPELKEQQQRGFGERTSGGFGGRGGGGGGRGRGGFGGDRRSFGRGGRGGGGGRGGGGRGGQKRSFSQAFDY; encoded by the exons ATGCCGTCAGCGGCCTCCCCCCGCGGCCAGGAGCCGCTACATCCCGCCGACGCGGAGGAGCAGGGCCCGGAGCCCGTTACCGAACCCAAA aaaaagaaagataagacCAAGAAAAAGGCGTTGGCCGCTGTGGTGGAAAACGCAGACGACTGTGATCCTCCAGCTcccaaaaaaattaagaaacaaaaGATGGACACCTCGAACGAATCTCCTGATCTTAACGGAAACGTAAAGAAAGACAAACTTAAAGTGAAAAACTCTCATTCCAGTGATGAGCTCATCAAACCCGACAGCGACCAACCCAGCGAG aagaagaaaaagaagaagaaacaggaGACGGAGGAGGACACTGCAGTCAGTGAATCTCCAGCCATCAGTGAAGAGGCTGAAAAACCAGCGAAGTCTCAGACGAAGCTTAACGGACATTCCACAGACCAGACTCCAGCCCAGTCCAGCGAGGACTCCGCCAGCGACAGCGAAAAAGAGACG GAAACTCCAGAGCAAAGAGAAGGTGCTTTCTCAAACTTCAAAATCTCACAGAAAACCATCCAACTGCTTCAAG ctcgtGGAGTTACATACCTGTTTGACATCCAAGTGAAGACCTTCAACCCGGTGTATGATGGGAAGGATGTGATTGGCCAGGCCAGAACCGGCACAGGAAAGACCTTTTCATTCGCCATTCCACTGGTGGAGAAACTGCAGTCGGAACCCGCGGACAAGAGGAGAGGGAGACCCCCAAAG GTGCTGGTCCTGGCTCCTACCCGAGAGCTGGCCATTCAGGTTGCCAAGGATTTCAAGGACGTCACCAGAAACCTCTCAGTCTTCTGCTTCTATGGAGGAAGCTCCTACAACCCGCAAG TGGACGCGATCCGCAGTGGTATCGATATTCTGGTGGGAACTCCAGGCCGAATTAAAGATAATCTCCAGAACAATAAGCTGGATCTGTCTCAGCTGAAGCACGTGGTTCTGGATGAAGTGGACCAAATGCTGGATATGGGTTTCGCTGAGCAGGTGGAGGAGATCCTGTCTGCTTCTTACAAAAAAG ACGCTGAAAGTAACCCTCAGACTCTGCTGTTCTCGGCTACGTGTCCTCCCTGGGTTTACGACGTGGCTAAGAAGTACATGAGATCTCAGTTCGTCCACGTGGATCTCATCGGCAAAAAGACTCAGAAAGCAGCGACTACAGTCGAG CACCTGGCCATCGCGTGTCACTGGTCTCAGAGAGCAGCGGTCCTCGGGGACGTGGTGCAGGTCTACAGCGGGAGCCACGGCCGCAGCATCGTCTTCTGTGAGACCAAGAAAGAAGCTCACGAGCTCTCCATGAACCCGTCCATCAAACAG AACGCCCAGTCTCTGCACGGAGACATCcctcagaaacagagagaaaccaCCCTGAAAGGCTTCAGGAACGGAACCTTCGAGGTCCTGGTGGCCACAAACGTCGCCGCTCGAGGTCTGGACATCCCAGAAGTGGACCTGGTCGTTCAGTGTTCTCCTCCTAAG gacgTCGAGTCGTATATCCACCGCTCCGGGCGAACCGGCAGAGCTGGACGAACTGGCGTCTGCATCTGTTTCTACCAGCGCAAAGAGGAGGATCAGCTCCGATACGTAGAGAAGAAAGCT GGCATCACGTTTAAGCGCGTGGGCGTGCCGACTGCTAACGACATCGTTAAATCCTCCAGTAAAGACGCCGTCAG GTACCTGGACTCTGTACCGGCGGCAGCTATCGAGTACTTCCGCGCCGCGGCCGAGAGGCTGATAGAAGAGCGAGGTCCTGTGGAGGCGTTAGCCGCCGCTTTGGCTCACATATCAGGAGCCACGACTCTGGAGCAGAGGTCCCTCCTGAACTCCGACGCT gGTTTTACCACCATGATCATGAACTGCTCAGTTGAGATGAACAACATCGGCACGGCCTGGCGAGCTCTGAAAGAGCAGCTCGGGGAGGAGATAGACGACCAGATCAGACGGATGATCTTCCTCAAGGATCAAATG GGAGTGTGCTTTGATGTTCCTGCTGATAAAGTGAAAGAAATTCAG GATAAATGGGAAGATGGCCGCCGCTGGCAGCTGACCGTCGCCACAGAACTGCCAGAGctgaaggagcagcagcagcgcggaTTTGGCGAGAGGACGTCTGGCGGGTTTGGTGGCAGGGGCGGTGGCGGAGGTGGCAGGGGCCGTGGCGGGTTCGGGGGTGACAGGAGGAGCTTTG GACGGGGAGGacgtggtggtggaggaggaagaggaggaggaggaagaggtggTCAGAAGCGAAGTTTCAGCCAAGCTTTCGACTATTAA